The genomic DNA CCAGGACACGCTCATCTCCTCCTCCTACGCCCCGATGGGCAAGTCGGAGATCGTCGAGGGCGGCTACCGCCTCTCCGGCAAGTGGAGCTTCTCCTCCGGCTGCGACCACGGCACCTGGGCGCTGCTCGGCGGCCCCGCCTTCAAGGACGGCAAGCCCGTCGACTTCCTGACCTACCTCGTGCCGATCAGCGACTACACGATCAACGACGTGTGGCGCACCGTCGGCCTCCGCGGCACCGGCAGTAACGACATCGTGGTCGACGACGTCTTCGTCCCCGAGCACCGCGCGCTCAGCTTCCAGCTGGTGAGCAAGTGCAAGGGGCCCGGTCAGGAGGTCAACACCAGCCCGCTCTACAAGCTGCCGTTCGGTTCGGTGCACCCGTCCACGATCACCGCCCCGATCATCGGGATGGCGCAGGGCGCGTACGACGCCCACGTGGAGCACCAGCGCAAGCGTGTGCGCGCCGCCTACGCCGGCGAGTCCGCGAAGGAGGACCCGTTCGCCATGGTCCGCGTCGCCGAGGCCGGCAGCGAGATCGATGCAGCCTGGCTTCAGCTGATCTCGAACATCAACGAGGAGTACGCGCTCGTGCAGG from Tsukamurella paurometabola includes the following:
- the hsaA gene encoding 3-hydroxy-9,10-secoandrosta-1,3,5(10)-triene-9,17-dione monooxygenase oxygenase subunit, with translation MSDQSVDAVLAEVADLLPTLRDRAQETEDARRIPAESIKALQKSGFFRLLQPKRYGGFEADPVDFYTAVKMLAGACGSTGWVASILGIHPWNVALFDDRAQQEVWGEDQDTLISSSYAPMGKSEIVEGGYRLSGKWSFSSGCDHGTWALLGGPAFKDGKPVDFLTYLVPISDYTINDVWRTVGLRGTGSNDIVVDDVFVPEHRALSFQLVSKCKGPGQEVNTSPLYKLPFGSVHPSTITAPIIGMAQGAYDAHVEHQRKRVRAAYAGESAKEDPFAMVRVAEAGSEIDAAWLQLISNINEEYALVQAGEKIPFNLRLKVRRDQVRGTERAIFAVDRMFENSGGRALAEGTPIQRFWRDAHAGRVHAANDPERAYKMFGTGEFGLPVMDGMV